The Streptobacillus canis DNA window TATCAAAAAATTCCCAATATTCTCATCTTTACTTATACCTAAATAATAATTATGATTATCTTTAGAAATTAACTTCCATTCAATACTACCTCTTTCTTTCCATAAGTCATCTTTAACAAAAGGATAAGTATATTCTTCTTCTAAAGTTTCTATACTAGGATAACCTGAATCTTTTGCAAAAAATTCTAAATTAGTACTGAAGTTGTACAAGTCTGAATAAATACCATTTTCTTCTGGATTAAAGCTTTCAAAACTACTTATTTGTTTTTCAGTTAAAACTTGTTCTTCTGAACTTCTTTTTGTTAAAGCAATTAATGAAACAGAAGTTATTAATATGATAATTATGGCTATTAATATATATATACTTTCTTTTCTATTATTCTGTGGTTTAATGTATTCCGTTTTCATAGTAAGACACCTCCCTACATTTATATAAATTATATCACTTTTAATACCTCTCTTCAAGCATGTACATTCAGTCTTAAACTAGACAATTCCTTTATTTATCTTACTTTCAGCGTTTGATTTTTTTTAGTGTTCCTTCCAAATTCCAAAAAAGATATATACACTTATTAAAATTAATCCAATAAATATCGATATATTTACTTCT harbors:
- a CDS encoding DUF6162 family protein, coding for MKTEYIKPQNNRKESIYILIAIIIILITSVSLIALTKRSSEEQVLTEKQISSFESFNPEENGIYSDLYNFSTNLEFFAKDSGYPSIETLEEEYTYPFVKDDLWKERGSIEWKLISKDNHNYYLGISKDENIGNFLIDSLIENGEVKNTIKYFKGKIEEEDILKISEMFSEVKALTGEDIKKVFENKGN